The following are encoded in a window of Lactobacillus intestinalis genomic DNA:
- a CDS encoding ABC transporter ATP-binding protein yields the protein MEKQSDLLLDIQHLHTAYRLQGKFYDAADDVNLTLKRDEILAIVGESGCGKSTIASSIIGLYDHKNTKVTGDILYNELNLVGLNESLFNKIRGDKIGMIFQDPLASLNPLMRVGDQVAETLYYHTDMNEKQRKARVIELFNQVGMPRPEEMYEMYPHELSGGLRQRVVIAMAIACKPEVIIADEPTTALDVTIQAQILDLLQQIQKQSHSGIILITHDLGVVAETADEVAVMYAGQIVEKADVKTIFKNPLHPYTRSLLNSMPQSDDDSEDLHVIHGTVPSLKNMPREGDRFAARIPWIPASAHEKDPKIHEVAPGHWVRCTCWKTFHFEDDKDKKTVNAASGE from the coding sequence TTGGAGAAGCAGAGCGATCTCTTATTAGATATACAGCACTTGCATACTGCATATCGTTTGCAAGGGAAATTTTATGATGCTGCAGATGATGTCAATCTGACTCTAAAGCGCGACGAGATTTTAGCCATTGTAGGTGAATCTGGCTGTGGTAAGAGTACGATTGCTTCAAGTATTATTGGTTTATATGACCATAAGAATACTAAAGTCACTGGCGATATTTTATATAATGAATTGAATTTAGTGGGTTTAAATGAATCTTTGTTTAATAAGATTCGTGGAGATAAGATTGGAATGATCTTCCAGGATCCGTTAGCTAGTTTAAATCCATTAATGCGTGTAGGAGACCAGGTTGCAGAAACTTTGTATTATCACACGGATATGAATGAAAAACAACGTAAGGCCCGAGTAATTGAATTGTTTAATCAGGTAGGGATGCCTCGTCCTGAAGAAATGTACGAGATGTATCCACATGAATTATCTGGAGGGTTGCGCCAGCGTGTAGTAATCGCTATGGCAATTGCATGTAAGCCAGAAGTAATTATTGCAGATGAGCCAACAACTGCATTAGATGTAACTATTCAAGCTCAAATTTTGGATTTGTTGCAACAAATCCAAAAGCAATCCCATTCAGGTATTATTTTGATTACTCACGATTTGGGGGTTGTAGCAGAAACAGCTGATGAAGTTGCCGTTATGTATGCTGGTCAAATCGTTGAAAAGGCCGATGTAAAAACAATTTTTAAAAATCCATTGCATCCTTATACCAGATCATTGCTGAATTCTATGCCTCAAAGTGATGATGATTCTGAAGATTTGCACGTAATTCACGGTACAGTTCCATCTTTAAAGAATATGCCTCGTGAAGGGGATCGATTTGCTGCTAGAATTCCGTGGATTCCAGCGAGTGCGCATGAGAAAGATCCAAAAATTCACGAAGTAGCTCCGGGTCACTGGGTAAGATGTACTTGTTGGAAAACGTTCCACTTTGAAGATGACAAAGACAAGAAAACAGTCAATGCAGCAAGTGGGGAGTAG
- the opp4B gene encoding oligopeptide ABC transporter permease — MWKTILRRLLIMIPQLIILSILVFLLAKMMPGDPFSGSINPNTDPKQIAALRQAAGLNDPVWVQYCRWIGNLFHGDLGQSYIQHVPVTSLIADRAVNTFWLSLLTTILTYAIAIPLGITAGRHQDQWQDQAVQIFNYITFATPGFVFYILGLWLFGFTLGWFPISGSVSASATGFWGVLWSRLDHMILPAILYALITTTATVQYLRTGIVDNKVEDYVRTARSKGVPENVVFHKHILRNSLLPIAAFFGNTITGLLSGSMIIETVFSYPGMGKLFLDSIGQRDYTTLTALILIFGILTLIGNLLSDIIMSIIDPRIRIQ; from the coding sequence ATGTGGAAAACGATTTTACGGCGTTTGTTGATCATGATCCCTCAATTGATTATTTTGAGTATCTTGGTTTTCTTACTAGCTAAAATGATGCCAGGGGATCCATTTAGTGGATCAATTAACCCTAATACGGACCCTAAGCAAATTGCCGCTTTAAGACAAGCCGCAGGTTTAAATGACCCTGTATGGGTTCAGTATTGTCGATGGATTGGAAATTTGTTCCATGGCGATTTGGGGCAAAGTTATATTCAGCACGTACCAGTAACTTCATTGATTGCTGACCGTGCAGTTAATACTTTCTGGCTATCACTTTTGACCACCATCTTAACTTATGCAATTGCGATTCCTTTAGGAATTACAGCAGGTCGTCACCAAGATCAATGGCAAGATCAAGCAGTTCAAATTTTTAACTACATTACTTTTGCTACTCCTGGATTTGTATTCTACATTTTAGGTTTGTGGTTGTTTGGTTTTACTTTAGGTTGGTTCCCAATTTCAGGTTCCGTTTCAGCTAGTGCGACTGGCTTTTGGGGAGTACTGTGGAGTAGGTTAGATCATATGATTTTACCAGCTATCTTGTATGCTTTGATTACGACGACTGCCACAGTTCAATACTTGAGAACTGGAATTGTTGATAACAAGGTTGAAGATTACGTAAGAACTGCTCGTAGTAAAGGGGTTCCAGAAAATGTGGTCTTCCATAAACATATTTTAAGAAACTCACTTTTACCAATCGCTGCCTTCTTTGGTAATACAATTACTGGGCTTCTTAGTGGTTCAATGATTATTGAAACAGTATTTAGTTACCCAGGAATGGGGAAACTTTTCCTAGATTCTATTGGTCAACGTGATTACACGACGTTGACTGCACTTATTTTGATTTTTGGTATTTTAACCTTAATTGGTAACTTGTTATCCGATATCATTATGAGTATTATCGACCCACGTATTAGAATTCAGTAA
- a CDS encoding ABC transporter permease — protein sequence MAEKENKKNETVKNEKPKASLPPSGFKVVMREVFHDKVAFTAFIIIVLILIFTFGGSLFLNKSQITEINIADAYYGWGEAGHLLGTDDGGRDILKLLIMGGRNSILIGVSVTVITEVIGLVVGLVSGYYGGGIDSIIMRIVDFVQILPQFPIIIVLTTVIPNYNAVTLVWLMSMFYWTTTARYYRSFVLSQRDRDYVLASKTSGSSDLQIMFREVLPNITSMIIIDVVLTVAGNIGIETSLSFLGYGLPTTTPSLGTLIGFANDPVNVVNRPWLWLPATVLLLVISLSINYVGRALQRAGDARQREN from the coding sequence ATGGCTGAGAAAGAAAACAAGAAAAATGAAACAGTAAAAAATGAAAAGCCAAAGGCTTCTCTTCCACCTTCTGGATTCAAGGTAGTAATGCGAGAAGTATTCCATGATAAAGTTGCTTTTACTGCCTTTATCATTATTGTATTAATTTTGATCTTTACTTTTGGTGGATCGCTATTTTTAAATAAGTCACAAATTACAGAAATTAATATTGCAGATGCTTACTATGGTTGGGGTGAAGCAGGTCACCTCTTAGGAACTGACGATGGTGGACGTGATATTCTGAAATTATTAATCATGGGTGGACGTAACTCTATCTTGATTGGTGTTTCTGTTACTGTTATCACTGAAGTCATTGGTTTAGTAGTAGGACTTGTATCTGGTTACTACGGTGGTGGGATTGATTCAATTATCATGAGAATTGTGGACTTCGTTCAGATTTTGCCACAATTCCCAATCATTATTGTTTTAACTACGGTTATTCCTAACTATAATGCTGTAACTTTAGTTTGGCTGATGTCAATGTTCTACTGGACGACAACTGCTCGTTACTACAGATCCTTTGTTTTATCACAACGTGATCGTGATTATGTTTTGGCTTCAAAGACTTCAGGATCAAGTGATTTACAAATCATGTTCCGTGAAGTTTTACCAAACATTACTTCAATGATTATTATTGATGTTGTTTTAACTGTTGCAGGTAATATTGGGATTGAAACTTCATTATCCTTCTTAGGATATGGGTTACCGACTACTACCCCATCCCTTGGTACATTGATTGGATTTGCTAATGACCCTGTAAACGTTGTTAACCGTCCATGGTTATGGCTTCCAGCTACAGTACTTTTGTTAGTAATTTCATTAAGTATTAACTATGTCGGACGTGCTTTGCAACGCGCTGGGGATGCAAGACAACGTGAAAATTAA
- a CDS encoding oligopeptide ABC transporter substrate-binding protein — protein sequence MKKSKLLGSVGVVTAAALALVACGKSGNDNSGANDAKKFPAATPKKAAKQGGTVNVALESDTPFTGIFSDELQTVSSDSAAAAPGNESLFDTDDHYKINNKGAATMKLDRANKTVTITVKKGVKWADGKQVNAKDLEYPYEILANKKTQAQRYSSQLEEIEGMKEYHEGKANKISGIEMPDGENGRTIVIHFKEMKPGMYYSGNGYFREAAAPYHYLKDIPFNKLQSSDQIRKRPLTFGPFKVSKIVRGQSVTYVPNKYYWRGKPKLNKVTVQVVSPNSASQAIKSHKFDIAQVINSQWNQVKDTKSVNFVAQIPLSYNYLAFKVGKWDAKKGVNVMDKSSKMNNKSLRQAIAYGMNVAAVDKRYTQGLSFPVKTLIPAQFGDYHDSSVKGYSYNLKKANQILDKASYKKKGKWRVQPNGKPLKIKLLAMSGNSTQEPIIQNYIQQWHKLGLNVSLTGGRLTEANSFYDKVQNDDPSVDMFLAGWNLASEPSQASMYGETSPMNYSRFVTSKNNKLLDEMDSQKSFNHKYRVDKFHEWQQYMNDEAYVVPTSNAYTVTAVNNKITGFSTKPSQNNNGHQLWYQVGYAK from the coding sequence ATGAAAAAATCTAAATTATTAGGCTCAGTTGGTGTAGTAACTGCTGCAGCTTTAGCTTTAGTTGCTTGTGGTAAGAGTGGCAACGATAATTCTGGTGCTAATGACGCTAAGAAGTTTCCAGCAGCAACTCCTAAGAAGGCTGCCAAGCAAGGTGGAACTGTAAACGTTGCCCTTGAATCTGATACACCATTTACTGGTATTTTCTCAGATGAACTTCAAACTGTTTCTAGTGACTCAGCAGCAGCTGCACCTGGTAACGAATCACTTTTTGATACTGATGATCATTACAAGATTAATAATAAAGGTGCCGCTACTATGAAGCTCGACCGTGCTAATAAGACCGTTACTATCACGGTTAAAAAAGGTGTTAAGTGGGCTGATGGTAAACAAGTAAATGCTAAAGACTTGGAATATCCATATGAAATTTTAGCCAACAAGAAGACACAAGCTCAAAGATACAGTAGCCAACTTGAAGAAATTGAAGGTATGAAAGAATACCACGAAGGCAAAGCTAACAAGATTTCGGGTATTGAAATGCCAGATGGTGAAAATGGTAGAACTATTGTCATTCACTTCAAAGAAATGAAGCCAGGTATGTACTATAGTGGTAACGGCTACTTCCGGGAAGCTGCTGCTCCATACCACTACTTGAAGGATATTCCATTTAACAAACTTCAATCATCTGATCAAATCAGAAAACGCCCATTAACTTTTGGTCCATTTAAAGTTTCTAAGATCGTTCGTGGTCAATCAGTAACCTATGTACCAAATAAATATTACTGGCGTGGTAAACCAAAGCTAAACAAGGTTACAGTTCAAGTTGTTTCACCGAATTCAGCTTCACAAGCGATTAAGAGCCATAAATTTGATATTGCACAAGTTATAAATTCACAATGGAATCAAGTAAAAGATACTAAGAGTGTTAACTTCGTAGCTCAAATTCCGTTATCATATAATTACTTGGCCTTTAAGGTTGGTAAATGGGATGCCAAGAAAGGTGTAAACGTAATGGACAAGAGTTCTAAGATGAACAATAAGTCCTTACGTCAAGCTATTGCTTATGGTATGAATGTTGCAGCTGTTGATAAGCGTTATACTCAAGGTTTAAGTTTCCCAGTTAAGACTTTAATTCCAGCTCAATTTGGTGACTATCACGACAGTAGCGTGAAAGGTTATAGCTACAACTTAAAGAAAGCTAACCAAATTTTGGATAAGGCTAGCTACAAGAAGAAAGGTAAGTGGCGTGTCCAACCTAACGGTAAGCCTCTTAAGATTAAGCTTCTTGCTATGAGTGGTAACTCAACTCAAGAACCAATTATTCAAAATTACATCCAACAATGGCATAAGTTAGGCTTAAATGTCTCCTTAACTGGTGGTCGTTTGACTGAAGCTAACTCATTCTACGACAAGGTTCAAAATGATGATCCATCAGTAGATATGTTCTTAGCTGGTTGGAACTTGGCTTCTGAACCATCACAAGCAAGCATGTACGGTGAAACTTCTCCAATGAACTACAGCCGTTTCGTAACCAGCAAGAATAACAAGTTACTTGATGAAATGGATTCACAAAAGTCATTTAACCACAAGTATCGTGTTGACAAGTTCCATGAATGGCAACAATACATGAATGATGAAGCTTATGTTGTTCCAACAAGTAATGCGTACACTGTTACTGCAGTGAACAATAAGATTACCGGCTTCTCAACTAAGCCATCACAAAACAACAACGGTCACCAATTATGGTACCAAGTTGGTTATGCTAAGTAA